A genome region from Candidatus Manganitrophus noduliformans includes the following:
- a CDS encoding DEAD/DEAH box helicase, whose translation MPTEFRSLPIPPPVLEGIESLGFKECTPIQEGTLPITLAGKDVAGQAQTGTGKTAAFLIALFSRLLKTEPSPSSKLSSPRAIVIAPTRELVIQIAREATLLGQKTPFNIQAVYGGIDYQKQRSMLAEGVDLLIGTPGRLIDYYKQKVYDLRRVEVLVIDEADRMFDMGFIADLRFMMRRLPPYHKRQSMLFSATLTQRVMELAYEHMNNPIKIEVSPEQITAEKVEQILFHVERTKKIPLLLGLLKRESWERVLIFVNTKNQGEVLANRLTEQGYPARAITGDLPQKQRMKALEQFKERKVPILVATDVASRGLHIEGVSLVVNYDLPQDREAYVHRIGRTARAGAAGKALSLADEEYVMALEEIEEYIGQKIPVEWPEDDLFVQPKSIPHSERIQRTRPAHPPSRPTKGRPSSSRPRRSR comes from the coding sequence ATGCCTACTGAATTTCGATCGTTGCCGATTCCTCCTCCTGTTCTTGAGGGAATTGAGTCTCTCGGTTTTAAAGAATGTACTCCGATCCAGGAGGGGACTCTTCCCATCACCCTTGCCGGTAAGGATGTCGCGGGTCAGGCCCAGACCGGGACCGGAAAGACCGCCGCCTTTCTGATCGCCCTTTTTTCACGTCTTCTCAAAACCGAGCCTTCCCCTTCCTCCAAGCTCTCTTCTCCGCGGGCGATCGTCATCGCCCCGACGCGGGAACTGGTGATTCAAATCGCCAGAGAAGCAACCCTGCTCGGACAAAAGACCCCTTTTAACATCCAGGCCGTCTACGGCGGAATCGATTATCAGAAGCAGCGATCGATGCTGGCGGAGGGGGTCGATCTTCTCATCGGAACGCCGGGACGACTGATCGATTATTATAAGCAAAAGGTCTACGACCTCCGCCGGGTGGAGGTCCTCGTGATCGATGAGGCCGACCGGATGTTCGATATGGGATTTATCGCCGACCTTCGTTTCATGATGCGGCGTCTCCCTCCTTATCATAAGCGGCAGTCGATGCTCTTTTCCGCCACCCTCACGCAGCGCGTGATGGAGCTGGCTTATGAGCATATGAATAATCCGATCAAGATCGAAGTCTCTCCCGAGCAGATCACCGCAGAGAAGGTGGAACAGATCCTGTTCCATGTGGAGCGGACAAAGAAGATCCCTCTCCTGCTCGGCTTGCTCAAGAGAGAAAGCTGGGAGCGGGTGTTGATTTTCGTCAATACCAAAAACCAGGGGGAGGTGTTGGCGAATCGGCTGACCGAGCAAGGGTATCCGGCCCGTGCGATCACCGGCGACTTGCCGCAAAAACAGCGGATGAAGGCGTTGGAGCAATTCAAGGAGAGGAAGGTGCCGATCCTGGTCGCCACCGATGTCGCCTCGCGGGGGCTGCATATCGAGGGGGTCAGCCTCGTCGTGAATTACGATCTTCCCCAGGACCGGGAGGCGTATGTCCACCGGATCGGCCGGACCGCCCGCGCGGGCGCGGCGGGAAAGGCGTTGAGCCTGGCCGATGAGGAGTATGTCATGGCCCTGGAGGAAATCGAGGAGTACATCGGACAGAAGATTCCGGTCGAATGGCCGGAAGACGACCTCTTCGTTCAGCCCAAATCGATCCCTCATTCCGAGCGGATACAAAGAACGCGGCCGGCCCATCCCCCTTCGCGCCCGACCAAGGGACGGCCTTCCTCTTCAAGGCCGAGAAGAAGCCGGTGA
- a CDS encoding NFYB/HAP3 family transcription factor subunit codes for MADILVVSSKIKKFIREKSEFNTSAEFLQALSQRVEKLAMEAIERARADKRKTVKERDLP; via the coding sequence ATGGCCGATATCTTGGTAGTAAGTTCGAAAATTAAGAAATTCATTCGAGAGAAATCCGAATTCAACACCTCCGCTGAATTTCTCCAGGCGCTCAGTCAGCGTGTCGAAAAACTCGCGATGGAAGCGATTGAACGCGCCAGAGCGGACAAAAGAAAAACGGTCAAGGAGAGAGATCTGCCCTGA